One window from the genome of Podospora pseudocomata strain CBS 415.72m chromosome 6, whole genome shotgun sequence encodes:
- the BRO1_2 gene encoding bck1-like resistance to osmotic shock (COG:U; EggNog:ENOG503NUGR), whose translation MLNFILIQNRQGKTRLAKWYVPYSDDEKVKVKGEVHRLVAPRDQKYQSNFVEFRNHKIVYRRYAGLFFCACVDTNDNELAYLEAIHFFVEVLDAFFGNVCELDLVFNFYKVYAILDEVFLAGEIEETSKQVVLTRLEHLDKLE comes from the exons ATGTTGAACTTTATCCTCATCCAGAACCGACA GGGCAAAACCCGCCTAGCAAAATGGTACGTCCCCTACAGCGACGACGAAAAAGTCAAGGTCAAGGGCGAG GTCCACCGCCTCGTCGCCCCCCGCGACCAAAAGTACCAATCCAACTTTGTAGAGTTCCGCAACCACAAGATCGTCTACCGCCGCTACGCcggcctcttcttctgcgccTGCGTCGACACAAACGACAACGAGCTCGCCTATCTAGAGGCTATCCACTTTTTTGTTGAAGTCTTGGATGCATTCTTTGGCAACGTCTGCGAGCTGGATCTGGTGTTTAACTTTTACAAGGTGTACGCCATCCTGGACGAGGTCTTCCTCGCgggggagattgaggagacgTCGAAGCAAGTTGTGTTGACTAGGTTGGAGCATTTGGATAAGTTGGAGTGA